A section of the Alkalihalobacillus sp. LMS39 genome encodes:
- a CDS encoding oligosaccharide flippase family protein, producing the protein MKSIKRLQKNRFVKNIAMLTSGTAFAQILTIALTPIVTRIYPPEEYGVLSIYVTIVTLISIGAALDYQLAIPIAKNEENAYNIIVLACSVLLIVSIVIVILLLIGGEWFLNILNSPTLVDYMYLIPLGIFFVTLYKILMAWSQRVKDFKSITKTKITQSIFSNIGRIGFGFMNLGPVGLLLSHIIGQSGGISRLSKPLIIRRKEFSKSISFSKIMYMARRYIRFPLYSAPSNYVYTAGNQAPIIALAAIFGPSVVGLFGLAKSMVSLPVSLISNSVSQVFYSEIASIGKGNPKKIKELTLKLASKLAIIGLIPLIVLISLGPFLFTIAFGEDWHDAGVFARMLAIVAFAEFVIFPLGKVTGGVLEKPYIGLSINSIRLISVVLAFILAYQFGFSANLTVLIYTIVVVISYVVTFISIQVVLNNEIKKMEIKFIKN; encoded by the coding sequence TTGAAAAGTATTAAACGACTTCAAAAAAATAGGTTTGTAAAAAATATAGCAATGTTGACTAGCGGTACAGCTTTTGCTCAAATCTTGACTATTGCCTTAACACCTATTGTTACAAGAATTTACCCACCAGAAGAATATGGTGTGCTATCTATATATGTAACTATTGTTACATTAATTAGCATAGGAGCTGCACTAGATTATCAACTAGCAATTCCAATAGCTAAAAATGAAGAAAATGCATATAATATTATTGTCTTGGCATGTTCAGTTCTTTTAATAGTCTCAATTGTTATCGTGATACTTTTGTTAATAGGAGGAGAATGGTTTTTAAATATATTGAATAGCCCCACCTTAGTGGATTATATGTATTTAATTCCTCTTGGAATATTTTTTGTTACGCTTTATAAGATTCTAATGGCATGGTCACAAAGAGTTAAGGATTTTAAAAGTATCACCAAAACCAAAATAACACAAAGTATCTTTTCTAATATAGGAAGAATAGGATTTGGGTTTATGAATTTAGGTCCAGTTGGACTTTTACTCAGTCATATTATTGGTCAAAGCGGAGGAATTAGTAGGTTATCGAAACCGCTAATAATTCGACGTAAAGAATTTTCTAAATCCATTTCTTTTTCTAAAATAATGTATATGGCAAGAAGGTATATTAGGTTTCCCTTATATTCAGCACCTAGTAATTATGTTTATACAGCAGGTAATCAAGCCCCAATTATAGCTTTAGCCGCAATTTTTGGCCCTTCAGTTGTTGGATTATTTGGATTAGCCAAATCAATGGTTAGCTTGCCAGTTTCGTTAATAAGTAATTCGGTGTCACAAGTTTTTTATTCTGAAATTGCCAGTATTGGAAAGGGGAATCCTAAGAAAATTAAAGAACTAACTCTCAAATTAGCTAGTAAATTAGCAATAATAGGTCTAATACCACTTATTGTGCTTATTTCACTTGGGCCTTTTTTGTTTACCATAGCTTTTGGTGAAGATTGGCATGATGCAGGAGTTTTTGCTAGGATGTTGGCCATTGTTGCTTTTGCTGAGTTTGTTATCTTCCCGCTAGGAAAAGTAACAGGTGGAGTGTTAGAAAAACCATATATTGGACTCTCTATTAATTCTATTAGATTGATTTCAGTTGTGTTAGCCTTTATTCTCGCATATCAATTTGGTTTTTCAGCTAATTTAACAGTACTTATTTATACAATTGTAGTTGTTATAAGTTATGTTGTTACTTTTATTAGCATACAAGTTGTGCTAAATAATGAAATTAAAAAAATGGAAATTAAATTTATAAAAAATTAG
- the rffA gene encoding dTDP-4-amino-4,6-dideoxygalactose transaminase, with protein MISFNIPPFVGLEENYINKAIANKKISGDGPFTKLCNTWFQESFNTPKALLTTSCTHALEMAAILIDIKPGDEIIVPSYTFVSTVNAFVLRGAKIVFVDIRKDTMNIDEKLIESAITNKTKAIVPVHYAGVACEMDTIMSIAKRHNLYVIEDAAQGVMSTYKGQALGTIGDIGCFSFHETKNYSMGEGGALLIQNEFFNERAEIIREKGTNRSNFLRGQVDKYTWVDIGSSYLPSELNAAYLFAQLEKAEVINSNRLASWNLYYNGLKSLAEMGYIELPIIPKNCKHNAHMFYIKCKNLTERTKLIAHLKRNGVQATFHYVPLHTAEASIKYAKFYGEDKFTTVESERLLRLPMYYNLAPKDISIVISLIFNFYLNQDIMLSDEKVNI; from the coding sequence GTGATTTCTTTTAATATTCCACCATTTGTTGGACTTGAAGAAAACTATATTAATAAAGCTATAGCTAACAAAAAAATAAGTGGAGATGGACCATTCACTAAATTGTGTAACACTTGGTTCCAAGAATCGTTTAATACGCCTAAAGCGTTGCTAACAACTTCTTGTACTCATGCATTAGAAATGGCAGCCATACTCATAGACATTAAACCGGGGGATGAAATCATTGTCCCATCATATACTTTTGTTTCAACAGTAAATGCTTTTGTACTGCGAGGGGCTAAGATTGTTTTTGTAGATATTAGAAAAGACACTATGAATATAGATGAAAAGCTAATAGAATCTGCAATAACAAATAAAACAAAAGCCATTGTTCCTGTACATTATGCTGGTGTTGCTTGTGAGATGGATACAATTATGAGTATTGCAAAACGTCATAATTTATATGTGATTGAAGATGCTGCACAAGGTGTAATGTCAACATATAAAGGACAGGCCCTTGGTACTATAGGAGACATAGGGTGCTTTAGCTTTCATGAAACTAAAAATTATTCAATGGGAGAAGGTGGTGCCCTATTAATTCAAAATGAATTCTTTAATGAACGTGCAGAAATAATAAGGGAAAAAGGTACAAACCGCAGCAACTTTCTTCGTGGACAAGTGGATAAATATACCTGGGTAGATATAGGTAGTTCATATTTACCTAGTGAATTAAATGCAGCATATTTATTTGCACAATTAGAAAAAGCAGAAGTTATAAACTCCAACCGTTTAGCAAGTTGGAACTTATATTACAACGGTTTAAAATCATTAGCTGAAATGGGATATATTGAACTACCAATTATTCCAAAGAACTGCAAGCATAATGCACATATGTTCTATATCAAGTGTAAAAACTTGACTGAACGAACTAAGCTTATAGCGCATTTAAAGAGAAATGGGGTACAGGCAACATTTCATTATGTCCCTTTGCATACAGCTGAAGCAAGTATCAAATATGCAAAATTCTATGGGGAAGATAAGTTTACTACAGTTGAAAGTGAGAGGTTACTTAGATTGCCAATGTATTATAACTTGGCCCCTAAAGACATTTCGATAGTAATAAGTTTAATTTTTAATTTTTATTTGAACCAAGATATTATGTTGAGTGATGAAAAGGTGAATATATAA
- a CDS encoding O-antigen ligase family protein yields the protein MLNEGSGHTIKRLFPGVNLKSLVSFVIAMVFLTFFLLSGILKINAPSTILIVFYSLGNLFLLWTIFELFYQRNPFYLLFLFFMGLPLVNFMIVNNSTWGLPLKPFIINYTLIVTFVLLIRVLFNNKIKIRYGLKVLLPFTILLLLSIISIVNSKNTFISINAIIFGLIIPLFVYIILVNFINRRKDVVLIYELLVIVLLFYNVLSFIFELISESGITNRMAGLFWNPNFYAPILLVGSFLSLYLVYHYKVNTNKYNLVYIFSFIFCIYLLLSVGSRTVVGALLVGMLLFYLQLPRTNKKIIVPIGITILLFLIIWFIDIGAILQNSSFSTIQRVFSIFEEGMDDERSFIWSDSWNYILDNKLYFIGIGYGVMLFEEIGWTTPHNSFLYLSVTIGILGSIIYHLLIITNIGLRNLLKKDITTNIAGIIVIVLLLQWNITGNRFALYPLSEYEPNMSVFFDVILLWALIGISYASRKYIKE from the coding sequence ATGCTTAATGAGGGTAGTGGACATACGATAAAACGTTTATTTCCAGGAGTGAATCTAAAGTCTCTAGTAAGTTTTGTAATAGCAATGGTGTTCCTAACATTTTTTTTGTTATCAGGTATATTGAAAATAAATGCTCCTTCCACAATCTTAATAGTTTTTTATAGTTTAGGTAATTTATTTCTTTTGTGGACAATATTTGAGCTTTTTTATCAGAGAAACCCATTTTATCTACTTTTTCTTTTTTTTATGGGCTTACCTCTAGTCAATTTTATGATAGTAAATAATAGTACATGGGGTTTACCTTTAAAACCATTTATTATTAATTACACTTTAATTGTAACATTTGTTTTACTAATTCGTGTTCTGTTTAATAACAAAATAAAGATTAGGTATGGTTTAAAAGTTCTTTTACCATTTACTATATTATTGCTTTTATCTATTATTTCAATTGTAAATTCTAAGAATACTTTTATATCAATAAATGCAATAATATTTGGATTAATAATTCCATTATTTGTTTACATTATATTAGTTAACTTTATTAATAGAAGAAAAGATGTAGTATTAATTTATGAGTTATTGGTAATAGTGCTTCTTTTCTATAATGTTCTAAGTTTTATATTTGAGCTTATATCAGAAAGTGGCATTACAAATAGGATGGCTGGACTATTTTGGAATCCTAATTTTTATGCCCCAATCCTTCTTGTTGGTAGTTTTTTATCTTTATATTTAGTATATCACTACAAGGTAAATACTAATAAGTATAATTTGGTTTATATCTTTTCATTTATATTTTGTATATATTTATTACTATCGGTTGGTTCTAGAACAGTAGTAGGTGCGCTATTAGTGGGTATGTTGTTATTCTATTTACAGTTACCTAGGACAAATAAAAAAATAATAGTACCAATAGGCATAACAATTTTATTATTCCTTATTATATGGTTTATAGATATTGGCGCAATACTTCAAAATTCTTCATTTTCTACGATACAAAGAGTCTTTTCTATTTTTGAAGAAGGTATGGATGATGAAAGGTCATTTATTTGGAGTGATTCGTGGAACTATATTTTAGATAATAAACTGTACTTTATAGGCATTGGATATGGTGTAATGCTATTTGAGGAAATAGGTTGGACAACGCCACATAATTCCTTCCTATATTTATCAGTAACTATTGGTATATTAGGTTCTATAATATACCATTTATTGATTATTACTAATATAGGACTGAGAAATTTATTAAAAAAAGATATTACAACAAATATTGCTGGAATAATAGTTATAGTACTACTTTTACAATGGAATATTACAGGGAATAGATTTGCTCTTTATCCATTAAGCGAATATGAACCTAATATGAGTGTTTTTTTTGATGTAATTCTTTTATGGGCTTTAATAGGAATATCCTATGCTTCAAGAAAGTACATTAAAGAGTAA
- the rfbA gene encoding glucose-1-phosphate thymidylyltransferase RfbA — MKGIILAGGSGTRLYPLTKAVSKQILPVYDKPMIYYPLSVLMLAEIREVLIISTERDVSVFKELLGDGSNIGMSFEYAVQEEPNGLAEAFIIGEEFIGDSSVALVLGDNIFYGSNFGNRLLEVVKTNEGATIFGCYVKDPSAYGVVEVDENLKAISIEEKPQQPKSSYAVPGLYFFDNNVVKVAKKVNPSKRGEKEITSVIQHYLSEGKLKVKLAGRGLAWLDTGTHESLLNASNFVEAIQKRQGLFIACIEEIAYRKGYIDRIQLESLSETLLKTEYGQYLKEIVESDIKEEARVFT; from the coding sequence TTGAAAGGAATAATTCTAGCAGGTGGATCTGGAACAAGATTATATCCATTAACAAAAGCAGTTTCTAAACAAATTTTACCTGTTTATGATAAACCAATGATATATTATCCACTATCTGTACTGATGCTTGCAGAAATAAGAGAGGTCCTAATTATATCTACAGAACGGGATGTAAGTGTCTTTAAGGAATTACTTGGTGATGGGAGTAACATTGGCATGTCATTTGAATATGCGGTACAAGAGGAACCAAATGGTCTTGCTGAAGCTTTTATAATAGGAGAGGAGTTTATTGGTGATTCGTCCGTAGCTTTAGTGCTAGGAGATAATATCTTTTATGGCTCAAACTTTGGTAATAGATTATTAGAAGTTGTAAAAACGAATGAAGGTGCAACAATATTTGGTTGCTATGTTAAGGACCCAAGCGCATATGGTGTTGTCGAAGTGGATGAAAACTTAAAGGCAATTTCTATAGAAGAAAAACCACAACAACCTAAATCCTCATATGCAGTCCCTGGTCTGTACTTTTTTGATAATAATGTTGTTAAAGTCGCAAAAAAAGTTAACCCTTCTAAAAGAGGCGAAAAAGAAATTACATCCGTAATACAACATTATTTAAGTGAAGGGAAATTAAAAGTAAAACTCGCTGGGCGAGGTTTAGCTTGGTTAGATACTGGTACTCATGAATCCCTTTTGAATGCTTCGAATTTTGTTGAAGCGATTCAAAAACGTCAAGGACTATTTATAGCTTGTATTGAAGAAATTGCCTATAGAAAAGGATATATTGACAGAATTCAATTGGAGAGTTTATCAGAAACGTTACTAAAAACAGAGTATGGTCAGTATCTTAAAGAAATTGTTGAATCAGATATTAAAGAAGAGGCGAGGGTGTTTACATGA
- the rfbB gene encoding dTDP-glucose 4,6-dehydratase gives MNILITGGAGFIGSNFVKYILNRYNYSVVNLDLLTYAGNLNNLKGVEHYDNYNFIHGDICDRSLVENIFKEYEINVVINFAAESHVDRSISSPELFLKTNILGTQVLLDVAKSNWRIGTDNNDFLGYKEGVKFVQVSTDEVYGTLGEKGYFTEETPLAPNSPYSASKASADLIVRSYYETYGIPMNITRCSNNYGPYQFPEKLIPLMINNALNNLPLPIYGDGKQIRDWLHVEDHCSGIDTVLHRGVNGNIYNIGGNNEKQNIEIVKIILSILGKDESLITYVKDRLGHDRRYAIDNRKISQELGWEPSYTFDIGIKKTIEWYLSNTSWLKEIANGKYMKVINN, from the coding sequence ATGAATATATTAATTACTGGTGGAGCAGGGTTTATTGGTTCCAATTTCGTTAAATATATTTTGAATCGCTATAATTACAGCGTGGTTAATTTAGATTTATTAACATATGCTGGTAATTTAAATAACCTTAAAGGTGTAGAACATTACGATAATTATAACTTTATTCATGGTGATATTTGTGATCGTAGTTTGGTAGAGAATATTTTTAAAGAATATGAAATTAATGTTGTCATTAATTTTGCTGCAGAATCTCATGTTGACCGAAGTATTAGTTCACCAGAGTTGTTTTTAAAAACAAACATACTCGGTACTCAAGTATTGCTAGACGTTGCTAAGTCTAATTGGAGAATCGGTACTGATAATAACGATTTTCTGGGATACAAGGAAGGTGTAAAGTTTGTACAGGTATCAACTGATGAAGTTTATGGTACCTTAGGTGAGAAAGGTTACTTTACTGAAGAGACACCCTTGGCACCAAATAGTCCTTATTCTGCATCAAAAGCATCGGCAGATTTGATAGTACGTTCATATTATGAAACTTATGGTATTCCAATGAATATTACAAGATGTTCAAACAATTATGGTCCATACCAGTTTCCAGAAAAGTTAATTCCATTGATGATTAACAATGCTTTAAATAACTTACCTCTTCCTATATATGGGGATGGAAAACAAATTCGTGACTGGTTACATGTTGAAGATCATTGTAGTGGAATTGATACAGTCCTCCATAGAGGAGTAAATGGAAATATATATAACATTGGTGGGAACAATGAAAAACAAAATATTGAAATTGTAAAAATTATTCTGAGCATATTAGGTAAGGATGAAAGTTTAATAACTTATGTAAAAGACCGATTAGGGCATGATCGAAGATATGCAATCGATAATAGAAAAATTTCACAGGAATTAGGTTGGGAACCATCATATACATTTGACATTGGAATTAAGAAAACAATAGAATGGTATCTATCAAATACATCATGGTTAAAGGAAATTGCAAACGGTAAGTACATGAAAGTCATTAATAACTAA